The Deltaproteobacteria bacterium genome includes a region encoding these proteins:
- a CDS encoding PD-(D/E)XK nuclease family protein, with translation MGLKKLTIKQLGRVSPARFTAMQSCLLREIWTASGNEPLLPPSPMAELGIVIHRLLEAAGHGQLDGGGNEKIEATWDELISQVEKKMTLSALRRHQVPLSRIIPDFEVRKIRSCRRAAEIAHNVLRAQNEGTRQALEPTGFELWVESDDGRVGGYIDFVRMTRAGVVLSDYKTGAVLQSGTDESCGQIKRAYKVQLKLYAALYRLKCGVWPSRLEVVPLQGPPVKVIFVPEDAELLLAEASSFLQFVNKRIAQVKNGSANVTDLASPKAVNCRHCLFRPACQAYWIAKRKESQQKWPYDVEGFLKDMRRLRNGKVCMMLAEDDLSTSNYITVRNLTDCTQRHPLLNRIPKGGRLAIYGLMYHCRSDDYTETQNTVIYETE, from the coding sequence ATGGGTTTGAAGAAGCTAACTATTAAGCAGTTGGGCCGTGTTTCGCCAGCACGATTTACGGCGATGCAGTCCTGCCTCCTGCGCGAGATCTGGACTGCGTCGGGCAACGAACCTCTCCTTCCACCATCACCTATGGCGGAACTCGGCATCGTAATCCATCGTCTTCTCGAAGCAGCAGGACATGGTCAATTGGACGGCGGGGGGAATGAAAAGATTGAGGCCACTTGGGACGAGCTGATTTCCCAGGTAGAGAAAAAGATGACCTTATCGGCACTGAGACGTCACCAGGTGCCTTTAAGCAGAATTATTCCTGACTTTGAAGTCCGAAAGATCCGGTCATGTCGCAGGGCTGCCGAGATAGCACACAATGTCTTGCGAGCCCAAAACGAAGGTACCAGGCAAGCCTTAGAACCCACAGGCTTTGAACTATGGGTCGAGTCTGACGATGGTCGCGTCGGGGGATACATTGATTTCGTTAGGATGACAAGAGCCGGTGTCGTCTTGTCTGACTACAAAACCGGTGCCGTATTGCAGTCAGGAACAGATGAAAGCTGCGGCCAAATCAAACGGGCATACAAAGTTCAGTTGAAGCTCTATGCGGCCCTATATCGGCTAAAGTGTGGAGTTTGGCCTAGTCGGTTGGAAGTAGTGCCGCTTCAAGGCCCGCCGGTAAAGGTAATATTCGTCCCAGAAGATGCTGAGCTTCTGCTCGCAGAAGCAAGCTCATTTCTTCAATTTGTTAACAAGCGCATTGCTCAGGTTAAGAACGGAAGCGCGAATGTCACCGACCTTGCCTCGCCGAAGGCGGTGAATTGCAGGCATTGTCTGTTCAGGCCGGCGTGTCAAGCCTATTGGATCGCAAAGAGAAAAGAGTCGCAGCAGAAGTGGCCTTATGATGTGGAGGGATTCCTCAAGGATATGAGACGCCTGCGCAATGGGAAGGTGTGTATGATGCTTGCAGAAGACGATTTATCAACGTCAAACTATATTACGGTCCGCAACTTAACGGATTGCACACAGCGTCACCCCCTCCTGAATCGCATACCGAAAGGAGGCCGGCTGGCAATCTATGGCCTGATGTATCACTGTCGCTCCGATGACTATACGGAAACACAGAACACTGTCATATACGAGACAGAATGA
- a CDS encoding DEAD/DEAH box helicase, protein MNDPIGAFEKIRDNFILYLKTAFGTQFPGLEREREEMLRRPGILNQEPWIEPLPRYQTDRPLADLRPEELSAMTPEALERFKDLARCGLVGNYPLYTHQIAMLQLAAAGHNAVVTAGTGSGKTESFLLPLFAYLASESRNWEAPNVPLPHVNDWWSNEDWQASCRHNNRITRSYRVPQRGHETRPAAMRALILYPMNALVEDQLTRLRRSLDSPQTRQWCSDHMNGNRIYFGRYTGNTPVPGHEQNPRGNPDRPRIDRLARELVDLDRGATAAAEHAAQKEAEATTESEREVARDIICFFPRLDGAEMRSRWDMQQSPPDILITNYSMLSIMLMREADSPIFQQTRQWLEQPGNVFHLIIDELHLYRGTSGTEVAYLLRLLLRRLGLTPTDPKLRILGSSASLDPGNADSLTFLSDFFGCEWEPEQIIPGSEEPIPDVGGPPLDSASFAALARSYQEHNEETFTESCIQLAATLDPEAGGDDPKEKLCAAFESQQERIAAYVLSACVDGARTRAVSLSGFATRVFANADDEQVAMDAIRGLLVARGIAASRQDATSLPTFRLHWFFRNIEGLWACVLPGCQCEAGHLDDVRPTGRLFSQNRILCGSPGQQHRVLELLYCEQCGTVFFGGSRLRNPEGNGIEILSTDPDLEGLPDKQAARFVDRRTYDDFAIFWPHGRSTLNTEARQWRQPRVVGDGSERGRWAPKHLDAITGRVTDAPNGATPPEGYAISGYLYVVPGVDGTETEQDFSALPACCPNCAADYSRRLYRTSPIRGFRTGFSRVSQLLSKELFYSLPEGETRKLVVFSDSREDAASISNGIERTHYLDLVREAMYDELHRVALGEGFLLADLEAYGEARCPEAVAYSTNNPETVAQLLQNIERERTPIPDGLSDIFRQTLEQERDRAADELGEIRQRANTRMVPLRVLYERGDEDASGTRSLLLIKRLKQLGINPAGNDVMYQMFNFEGEDHDWTEFFDYANDSRCWRDGLPESAVERRDRVRGKVRTEIMNVLFSRLYFGFEAAGLGYACLDLSEQVWEQLAGRVALATNTFRDLCHGCVRILGDLYRYHQERQPAPDRLDDWTDWLQPPARARLRNYIQACAQLHGVDAPTVLASTWDAICEAGGHASAKLQAHRLLVRIGLQNDPFWICPSCQRVHMHRAAGICTGCLAELGIDPDAQCEALYGRNYYASEAVDRRKPLRMHCEELTAQTDDQPDRQRCFRDVVVQGGAAGTRPPIPLVDSIDLLSVTTTMEVGVDIGNLQAVVLANMPPMRFNYQQRVGRAGRRGQAFAAVLTLCRGRSHDEFYYSRPRRITGDLPPVPFLSMTRLEIARRLVAKACLYEAFRDAGVRWWDSPIPPDSHGEFGTVADWLNMADRRQAVERRLSTSPQVPQIVDAILVGAEGVSADEMVRYIREGLFGDIEQCANSLELAGDGLAERLGEGAILPMYGMPSRVRLLYHGFRGHDALSIDRDLDLAITEFAPGSQKTKDKRVYTAIGFTAPLINDPRGGWRPVDSNPFPRRMLMARCDLCHFADTSNQDIWPDGCPDCGNSREGENAFRVFVIVVPSAFRTSFSHGVDAKGDDEFLPRGTSSVAERTDEPPTVVPGTNTCLVRTFGGHVYRINDRAGRLFTGALGTARWSRGGVTLPHQWIDERYQNVRGDNKVSFTAETPGIDTVALAAPKVTDVLRIRPQSLQQTLCLDLLARDEHGRISQLGQGAAVKAAYYSAGFILRSVVAEELDIDPEEIDISNVRGVELDDETYAGELILNDHLENGAGFTAWLSQDSNWSMILDIITGPEYGDDTFIGKLLSAEHAQSCQSACYDCLCLYRNMSYHSLLDWRLGMSVLRILSDATYSCGVDGDFGPPELSGWLDFSDVLRTTFCQSFQSCEPAEFGPLHGWTIAGRNVILNHPLWSIAHPDGILAEAFATLGQDDDTMIVDTFNLHRRMSWVYQRLGV, encoded by the coding sequence ATGAATGATCCTATCGGTGCTTTTGAGAAGATCCGAGACAACTTCATCCTTTATCTTAAAACCGCGTTTGGTACACAGTTCCCTGGACTGGAACGCGAACGAGAAGAGATGCTCAGGCGGCCGGGGATTCTGAACCAGGAGCCTTGGATTGAGCCCTTGCCCCGCTACCAGACAGACAGGCCGCTTGCAGATCTTAGGCCAGAAGAGCTATCGGCGATGACCCCAGAAGCATTGGAGCGATTCAAAGATCTGGCTCGTTGTGGCTTGGTGGGTAACTATCCTCTATACACACACCAGATAGCCATGTTGCAGCTCGCAGCGGCAGGCCATAACGCTGTCGTCACCGCAGGCACAGGCTCGGGTAAGACGGAATCTTTCTTGCTTCCTCTTTTTGCATATCTCGCTTCCGAGAGCCGTAACTGGGAAGCCCCGAACGTACCCCTCCCGCACGTCAATGATTGGTGGTCAAACGAGGATTGGCAAGCCTCATGTAGGCACAACAACCGAATCACGCGATCCTACCGAGTACCACAGAGGGGACATGAGACAAGACCGGCAGCGATGCGTGCCCTGATACTTTATCCCATGAATGCCCTTGTTGAAGACCAACTGACGAGGCTTCGCCGTTCTCTTGATTCGCCCCAGACTCGCCAGTGGTGTTCTGATCATATGAACGGAAATAGAATATACTTTGGTCGATACACGGGCAATACACCTGTGCCCGGCCATGAGCAGAACCCACGGGGGAACCCGGACCGTCCACGGATCGACAGACTGGCGCGGGAGCTTGTCGACTTGGATCGTGGTGCAACGGCCGCTGCCGAGCACGCTGCGCAGAAGGAAGCGGAGGCAACAACAGAAAGCGAGCGGGAAGTAGCCCGCGATATCATCTGCTTTTTCCCGCGACTTGATGGCGCTGAGATGCGCTCTCGTTGGGACATGCAGCAGTCCCCGCCTGATATCCTCATCACGAATTACAGCATGCTCAGTATTATGCTAATGAGGGAAGCTGACTCGCCGATATTTCAGCAGACCCGACAGTGGCTTGAGCAGCCTGGTAACGTCTTTCATCTGATAATCGATGAACTTCACCTGTACCGTGGCACTTCTGGGACTGAAGTTGCTTACCTCTTGCGCCTTTTGCTTCGCAGGTTGGGCCTCACCCCCACTGATCCAAAGTTGCGCATTCTTGGCTCCAGTGCGTCCCTCGATCCCGGCAATGCTGATAGCTTGACTTTTCTATCCGACTTTTTCGGGTGCGAGTGGGAACCGGAACAGATTATCCCTGGCTCTGAGGAGCCGATCCCTGACGTAGGAGGCCCGCCTCTTGACAGCGCCTCCTTTGCGGCCTTGGCCCGAAGCTACCAGGAGCACAACGAAGAAACCTTCACGGAATCGTGCATCCAGTTGGCTGCTACACTCGACCCAGAGGCAGGTGGCGACGACCCTAAAGAAAAGCTCTGCGCTGCATTTGAGTCTCAACAGGAGAGGATTGCAGCATACGTGCTAAGCGCGTGCGTCGACGGTGCACGTACGAGAGCCGTATCACTTTCAGGTTTTGCGACGCGCGTGTTCGCTAACGCAGATGATGAGCAGGTCGCAATGGACGCCATCAGGGGACTCCTTGTAGCCCGCGGGATTGCTGCCTCACGGCAAGATGCGACATCACTACCTACATTCAGGCTGCACTGGTTCTTTAGGAATATAGAGGGCCTATGGGCGTGTGTTCTACCAGGCTGCCAGTGCGAGGCTGGGCATTTGGATGATGTACGGCCGACGGGCAGGCTCTTCTCACAGAACCGAATCCTCTGCGGAAGTCCCGGCCAGCAACACCGAGTTCTGGAACTCCTCTATTGTGAACAGTGCGGAACTGTCTTCTTTGGAGGCAGCCGTCTGCGAAACCCGGAAGGCAACGGTATAGAGATATTGAGTACGGATCCCGACTTAGAGGGACTGCCAGACAAACAGGCTGCTCGTTTCGTGGACAGGAGAACCTATGATGACTTCGCGATATTCTGGCCGCACGGCAGAAGCACGCTGAACACCGAGGCACGACAGTGGCGTCAACCACGAGTCGTTGGTGATGGGTCCGAACGCGGGCGATGGGCACCGAAGCATCTTGATGCGATCACCGGTCGTGTCACGGATGCCCCAAATGGTGCGACTCCACCAGAAGGTTATGCAATCTCTGGATACCTGTATGTGGTTCCTGGTGTTGATGGCACCGAAACTGAGCAGGATTTCTCGGCGCTACCTGCCTGCTGTCCCAATTGTGCGGCCGATTACAGTCGGCGGCTATATCGTACTTCACCCATACGCGGTTTCAGAACGGGTTTCTCGCGAGTCAGTCAGCTTCTCTCAAAGGAACTATTCTACAGCCTTCCCGAAGGGGAGACTCGCAAGCTTGTCGTATTCTCTGATAGCAGGGAAGACGCGGCGTCTATCTCCAACGGGATTGAGAGAACGCACTATCTGGATCTTGTGCGTGAAGCCATGTATGACGAGTTGCACCGTGTTGCTCTGGGTGAGGGCTTTCTACTCGCAGACCTGGAGGCATATGGGGAGGCTCGATGTCCTGAGGCTGTCGCTTACTCAACAAATAATCCAGAGACGGTGGCCCAGCTTCTTCAAAATATAGAAAGAGAAAGAACCCCAATACCGGACGGACTTTCCGATATTTTCCGTCAAACCCTTGAGCAGGAAAGAGACAGGGCCGCAGACGAACTGGGGGAAATCAGGCAGCGAGCCAATACTCGAATGGTCCCGCTACGCGTACTGTATGAAAGAGGGGACGAGGACGCATCCGGTACGCGCTCATTGCTCCTGATTAAACGTCTCAAGCAGCTGGGGATCAATCCTGCCGGCAACGACGTGATGTATCAGATGTTTAATTTTGAAGGCGAAGATCATGATTGGACTGAGTTTTTCGACTACGCAAACGACAGTAGGTGCTGGCGAGACGGGCTTCCCGAAAGCGCAGTCGAGCGAAGAGACCGCGTCCGAGGCAAGGTGCGAACGGAGATCATGAACGTGCTGTTCAGCCGACTGTACTTCGGTTTTGAGGCCGCCGGTCTGGGCTATGCGTGCCTCGATCTCTCTGAGCAAGTTTGGGAGCAACTCGCAGGCCGTGTAGCCCTCGCGACAAATACCTTTCGGGACCTCTGTCATGGCTGCGTTCGCATTTTGGGGGATCTCTATCGCTATCATCAGGAACGTCAGCCAGCGCCCGACCGCTTAGACGATTGGACAGACTGGCTACAGCCGCCGGCACGAGCGCGCCTGCGGAACTACATACAAGCCTGCGCGCAACTGCATGGTGTTGACGCACCCACGGTTCTTGCCTCTACTTGGGATGCCATCTGCGAAGCTGGAGGGCATGCGAGCGCGAAGCTCCAAGCTCATCGTTTACTTGTGAGAATCGGCCTTCAGAATGATCCCTTTTGGATCTGTCCGTCTTGCCAGCGTGTGCACATGCACCGTGCGGCGGGGATCTGTACAGGTTGTCTTGCGGAGTTGGGTATCGATCCGGATGCGCAGTGTGAGGCGCTTTACGGCAGAAACTATTACGCAAGTGAGGCGGTTGATCGGCGGAAACCTCTTAGAATGCATTGCGAAGAACTGACGGCTCAAACAGACGATCAACCCGATCGGCAGCGATGCTTCAGAGACGTGGTGGTCCAGGGCGGTGCAGCAGGAACACGTCCGCCGATTCCTCTGGTGGATTCTATCGACCTGCTCAGTGTGACGACCACGATGGAGGTCGGTGTTGACATCGGTAACCTACAGGCTGTTGTATTGGCAAACATGCCGCCTATGCGGTTCAACTACCAGCAGCGTGTTGGAAGGGCAGGGAGGCGCGGCCAAGCCTTTGCCGCTGTCTTAACGCTGTGCAGGGGCCGCAGCCATGATGAATTCTATTATAGTCGTCCCCGCCGCATCACCGGAGATTTGCCCCCTGTCCCATTCCTGTCCATGACAAGATTAGAAATCGCACGTCGCCTTGTGGCGAAGGCGTGCTTGTATGAGGCGTTCCGTGATGCGGGCGTTCGTTGGTGGGACAGTCCCATACCCCCCGACAGCCATGGGGAATTCGGAACGGTTGCCGACTGGCTGAACATGGCAGATCGCAGACAGGCAGTTGAGCGAAGGCTGTCTACCTCTCCACAAGTACCGCAAATCGTAGATGCCATTCTAGTCGGTGCAGAGGGTGTTTCCGCTGATGAGATGGTCAGGTACATCCGCGAAGGCCTTTTCGGGGATATCGAGCAATGCGCAAACAGCTTGGAACTCGCTGGCGATGGCTTGGCTGAGCGACTTGGAGAAGGGGCGATTCTCCCGATGTATGGTATGCCATCTCGTGTTAGACTTCTGTATCATGGCTTCCGGGGCCACGATGCTTTGTCAATCGACCGTGATCTTGATCTTGCGATCACAGAGTTTGCCCCAGGTTCGCAGAAAACCAAGGACAAACGGGTCTATACTGCAATCGGATTTACAGCTCCTCTGATAAATGATCCAAGAGGTGGATGGAGACCAGTCGATTCGAATCCATTTCCACGAAGAATGTTGATGGCGCGGTGCGATCTCTGCCACTTTGCCGACACCAGCAACCAAGACATATGGCCTGATGGCTGCCCGGACTGCGGCAATAGCCGTGAGGGTGAGAATGCGTTCCGCGTGTTTGTGATCGTCGTACCGTCAGCGTTCAGGACTTCTTTCAGCCATGGCGTCGATGCGAAGGGAGATGACGAGTTCCTTCCACGCGGCACGAGTTCTGTGGCAGAAAGGACTGATGAGCCTCCCACAGTCGTTCCGGGCACGAACACCTGTCTGGTTCGAACCTTTGGTGGCCATGTCTACCGAATCAATGATCGTGCGGGTCGCTTGTTTACTGGAGCACTTGGGACGGCCCGATGGAGCCGCGGAGGCGTCACGCTGCCCCACCAGTGGATTGACGAGCGATATCAAAATGTGAGAGGGGATAACAAGGTATCTTTCACTGCGGAGACACCAGGGATTGACACAGTTGCTTTGGCGGCCCCGAAAGTCACGGACGTGCTGCGAATTCGACCCCAATCGCTGCAACAGACCCTATGCCTTGATTTGCTCGCCCGTGATGAACATGGAAGGATATCACAACTTGGCCAAGGGGCCGCGGTGAAAGCCGCCTATTACTCGGCAGGTTTTATACTGCGTTCAGTTGTCGCTGAGGAGCTTGATATTGACCCAGAGGAGATTGACATCAGCAACGTGCGGGGCGTCGAGTTAGATGACGAAACCTACGCGGGTGAACTTATTCTGAACGACCACCTGGAGAATGGGGCCGGCTTCACGGCTTGGCTGTCGCAGGATAGCAACTGGTCCATGATACTCGATATAATCACCGGGCCGGAGTACGGTGATGACACCTTCATTGGCAAGCTTCTCTCCGCTGAACATGCGCAGAGCTGCCAATCAGCGTGCTACGACTGTCTCTGCCTGTATCGAAACATGAGTTACCATAGCCTGTTGGACTGGAGACTAGGCATGTCCGTGCTTCGGATTCTTTCCGACGCGACATACTCTTGCGGTGTCGATGGCGATTTCGGTCCCCCGGAACTCTCCGGATGGTTGGATTTCTCAGACGTACTTCGCACCACTTTCTGCCAATCGTTTCAATCCTGTGAACCTGCGGAATTCGGACCTCTACACGGTTGGACAATTGCGGGGAGGAACGTCATACTCAACCATCCCCTTTGGAGCATCGCCCACCCAGACGGAATCCTTGCAGAAGCTTTCGCTACCCTCGGTCAAGACGATGACACTATGATTGTGGACACATTCAATCTGCACCGCCGAATGAGCTGGGTGTATCAGCGGCTAGGAGTATAA
- a CDS encoding DUF3883 domain-containing protein: MHEAGMTDGSRLALVAAFYLSKFDAEALARLGYSRFKEAFVDIGLQLGVNPRSVKNKRDDFDPIFSNARAGWHQRELGPSRQKVLQLLNDLSFDALTGFVRDLIRDPAYRQSREVMHVLKELKRERRENWRFIPRGATGRMAEELFVEWFREGRTPFRGTIEDRREDGCGYDFLVRDGEAAQFVEVKGVADREGGVLFTDKEWQTAQDSTEYYLAFFVNLRKTPELRVFSNPSLLFTPRRIVNLTVRIEWQVSAKQLESEEHAHE; encoded by the coding sequence ATGCATGAAGCCGGGATGACCGATGGGAGCAGGCTGGCGTTGGTAGCGGCCTTCTACCTCTCCAAGTTTGATGCCGAAGCCCTTGCTCGCCTTGGATACTCCAGATTTAAGGAGGCGTTTGTTGACATCGGCCTGCAGCTGGGGGTAAATCCGCGGTCTGTCAAGAACAAGAGAGACGATTTCGATCCGATTTTCAGTAACGCCCGTGCAGGTTGGCATCAGAGGGAACTGGGTCCCAGTCGTCAGAAGGTCCTACAACTATTGAATGATTTAAGCTTCGATGCTCTCACTGGCTTCGTGAGAGACTTGATCCGGGACCCCGCGTATCGACAATCACGGGAGGTTATGCATGTTTTGAAGGAGTTGAAGAGGGAACGTCGCGAAAATTGGCGTTTCATCCCGCGCGGTGCCACTGGAAGGATGGCCGAAGAGCTTTTTGTCGAATGGTTTCGTGAAGGACGAACCCCGTTTCGTGGGACTATTGAGGACAGAAGAGAGGATGGATGTGGTTACGATTTCCTGGTCAGAGACGGAGAAGCTGCTCAATTTGTCGAAGTCAAAGGTGTGGCTGACCGAGAGGGAGGCGTGTTGTTCACAGACAAAGAGTGGCAGACTGCACAGGACAGCACCGAATACTATCTGGCGTTCTTTGTCAATCTCCGCAAGACCCCGGAGCTACGTGTTTTCTCCAATCCGTCTCTCTTGTTTACCCCTCGCAGAATCGTCAATCTCACTGTTCGTATAGAATGGCAGGTGTCAGCCAAACAATTGGAATCTGAGGAACATGCCCATGAATGA
- a CDS encoding transposase, whose protein sequence is MRDWQSLSHVRWDCKYHISFVIGFLKGKSAIRIHRETLKEKRVTGLEFWSRGYCVSTVGPDEETIRKYIRDQEKHEKDQMDLEFE, encoded by the coding sequence ATGCGCGATTGGCAGAGTCTATCCCACGTAAGGTGGGATTGCAAATACCACATATCTTTTGTGATCGGTTTTTTGAAAGGCAAGAGTGCCATACGAATCCATCGAGAGACATTGAAAGAGAAACGGGTTACGGGTTTGGAATTTTGGTCTCGGGGCTACTGTGTGAGCACAGTGGGTCCGGATGAAGAAACAATTCGAAAGTACATCCGGGACCAGGAAAAGCATGAGAAAGATCAAATGGATCTGGAATTCGAATAA
- a CDS encoding glycosyltransferase produces the protein MNICCVVHNFFPHFYTGTERYILNVAKQLQKMGHRVEVLTYGLKDTEGSGCNPSIIRYDYEYEGVPVVSYRHAVLPSEIHYRIFYPDLELCFQDYFSQSTFDLVQVAHPMRVGSSALKVAKSLGIPTVLTLTDFWFLCPRGRMYQPDFTICHNPEEGNRCISTCGTPLSVVKRYLEAKHVFFNLADKLLAPSRLLIEIFHRLEWGREIHLVKHGYLYGEVPPSRRSTGRTGPVRVGYLGAVSHVKGVDYLIDCFKQVSGDRIELDIYGGQIDEKEWYDLLVKRAGNDPRIRFKGRYAIEDLPEILGNLDVVVVPSNTLESYGLVVIESMAHHTPVIASDVVGAAYEYIDHQENGFIFNLNEPETLTQILRSLADEPEIVERWRRNIKPPPRIEEEVFLLENLYSGLCGAKNSKPAWAFSSESDNGK, from the coding sequence ATGAATATCTGTTGCGTGGTGCATAACTTCTTTCCTCACTTTTATACCGGCACCGAACGGTATATACTCAATGTCGCCAAACAGCTACAGAAGATGGGCCACCGGGTGGAGGTGCTCACCTACGGGCTGAAGGATACGGAAGGCTCGGGCTGCAACCCGTCCATCATCCGCTACGACTATGAATATGAAGGGGTGCCCGTGGTATCTTACCGCCATGCGGTGCTTCCGTCCGAGATCCATTACCGTATCTTCTATCCGGACCTCGAGCTCTGTTTTCAGGACTATTTTTCCCAATCCACCTTCGATCTGGTTCAAGTGGCTCATCCCATGCGAGTGGGAAGCTCCGCGCTCAAGGTGGCCAAGTCCCTCGGCATTCCCACGGTGCTCACCCTGACGGACTTCTGGTTCCTGTGCCCGAGGGGGCGCATGTATCAGCCGGACTTCACCATCTGCCACAATCCGGAAGAAGGCAACCGGTGCATCTCCACGTGCGGCACCCCGCTGAGTGTGGTCAAGCGCTACCTTGAGGCGAAGCACGTCTTCTTCAATCTGGCGGACAAATTGCTGGCGCCGTCACGCCTGTTGATCGAGATCTTTCATCGCCTGGAATGGGGCAGGGAGATCCATCTGGTCAAGCATGGATACCTCTACGGCGAAGTCCCGCCGTCGCGCCGCTCGACCGGCCGAACAGGTCCCGTGCGAGTGGGGTATCTCGGTGCCGTATCGCACGTCAAAGGAGTGGACTACCTCATCGACTGTTTCAAGCAGGTGTCCGGAGACCGCATCGAACTGGACATATACGGGGGTCAAATCGACGAGAAAGAATGGTATGATTTGCTTGTCAAGCGGGCGGGCAACGATCCGAGGATTCGGTTCAAAGGCCGCTACGCCATCGAGGACCTGCCGGAGATCCTGGGCAACCTGGACGTGGTGGTCGTGCCCTCGAACACGTTGGAAAGCTACGGCCTCGTGGTCATCGAAAGCATGGCGCACCACACCCCGGTGATTGCCTCGGACGTGGTGGGCGCCGCTTACGAATACATCGATCACCAGGAGAACGGTTTCATCTTCAATTTGAACGAACCCGAGACCTTGACCCAGATCCTTCGTTCCCTGGCCGACGAGCCGGAAATCGTCGAGCGATGGCGGCGAAACATAAAACCGCCTCCACGCATCGAGGAGGAAGTGTTTCTCCTGGAAAACCTGTACAGTGGACTCTGCGGAGCTAAGAATTCCAAGCCCGCGTGGGCGTTTTCGTCTGAGTCGGATAATGGAAAGTAG